One Sphaerisporangium krabiense DNA segment encodes these proteins:
- a CDS encoding CATRA system-associated protein has product MPDPSAHLLDDARDLLEDVLQWQMSPARWDHLTGILDAAIAAAESGDLDALDAAVVRMEVAGPVRIQRIGEESADPPPAPVRDRVNHLVHLLATPPDAPAGQAGE; this is encoded by the coding sequence ATGCCTGACCCCTCCGCACACCTCCTGGACGACGCCCGCGATCTGCTGGAGGACGTCCTCCAGTGGCAGATGTCCCCCGCCCGCTGGGACCACCTCACCGGCATCCTGGACGCCGCGATCGCCGCCGCCGAGTCCGGCGACCTCGACGCCCTGGACGCCGCGGTCGTCCGCATGGAGGTCGCCGGGCCGGTCCGCATCCAGCGCATCGGCGAGGAGTCCGCCGACCCGCCGCCGGCTCCCGTCCGCGACCGCGTCAACCACCTGGTCCACCTCCTCGCCACCCCGCCCGACGCCCCCGCCGGCCAGGCCGGCGAGTGA
- a CDS encoding macro domain-containing protein yields the protein MARIHVGVLGPATFHRDDREIRLTPLTVKLLLRLVAAQGERVSARQLYHDLWGAPVGRFGRLHRTEVQKRVLELRRAIEPGQQAGPSAVLRTEQLLNGREPESAYRLVLDGDQLDCREFEDLVNRAAHAAPATAVVLLSRALALWRGAPLPELSEAGFAAPLVHRLTVTHRAARQALVRAYIELSHPDLALPLAERLAAEDLDDAGAAETLRGLRETLRARHGDEVFRREFPRLRVTVVVKHGDLFAQDDANLVAGFGDTFDTTTDHDFVISKDSVQGQLLERLFRGDRELLDKELRRGLRQVTPVGRETVHDKPRGKRTRYPIGTVVPIPLPGRRVFAVAYCRQGNDYVTRSTADDLRLGLERLWASVMVHGLLKPVAIPLVGSKLARITELDWEQLMIMIIDTFVASCRDRTVTPELRIVIRPCDLARIRLSDVADHLNSLDEDGRPAHA from the coding sequence GTGGCGCGCATCCACGTAGGCGTTCTGGGACCCGCCACCTTCCACCGTGACGACCGCGAGATCCGTCTGACACCGCTCACGGTCAAGCTGCTGCTGCGATTGGTCGCCGCGCAGGGCGAGCGGGTCTCGGCCCGGCAGCTCTACCACGACCTGTGGGGCGCCCCGGTCGGCAGGTTCGGCAGGCTCCACCGCACCGAGGTGCAGAAACGCGTCCTCGAACTCCGCAGGGCGATCGAGCCAGGCCAGCAGGCCGGCCCCTCCGCCGTCCTGCGCACCGAGCAACTGCTCAACGGACGCGAACCCGAGTCCGCCTACCGGCTCGTCCTGGACGGCGACCAGCTCGACTGCCGGGAGTTCGAGGACCTCGTCAACCGCGCGGCGCACGCGGCGCCCGCCACGGCCGTCGTCCTGCTCTCCCGGGCGCTCGCCCTCTGGCGCGGCGCCCCGCTGCCTGAGCTGAGCGAGGCCGGGTTCGCCGCCCCCCTCGTCCACCGCCTGACGGTGACGCACCGGGCCGCCCGCCAGGCGCTCGTCCGCGCCTACATCGAGCTCAGCCACCCCGATCTCGCCCTGCCCCTGGCGGAACGGCTCGCCGCCGAGGACCTGGACGACGCGGGCGCCGCCGAGACCCTGCGCGGCCTGCGCGAGACCCTGCGCGCCCGCCACGGCGACGAGGTCTTCCGCCGTGAGTTCCCCCGCCTGCGCGTCACCGTCGTCGTCAAGCACGGCGACCTGTTCGCCCAGGACGACGCCAACCTCGTCGCCGGCTTCGGCGACACCTTCGACACCACCACCGACCACGACTTCGTCATCAGCAAGGACAGCGTGCAGGGACAACTCCTGGAACGCCTCTTCCGCGGCGACCGCGAACTGCTCGACAAGGAGCTCAGGCGCGGGCTGCGCCAGGTCACCCCGGTCGGCAGGGAGACCGTCCACGACAAGCCCCGCGGCAAGCGGACCCGCTACCCGATCGGCACCGTGGTCCCCATCCCGCTCCCCGGCCGCAGGGTCTTCGCCGTCGCCTACTGCCGCCAGGGCAACGACTACGTCACCCGGTCCACCGCGGACGACCTGCGGCTCGGCCTGGAACGGCTGTGGGCGTCCGTCATGGTGCACGGGCTGCTCAAACCGGTCGCGATCCCGCTGGTGGGCTCCAAGCTCGCCCGGATCACCGAGCTCGACTGGGAGCAGCTCATGATAATGATCATCGACACGTTCGTGGCGAGCTGCCGCGACAGGACGGTCACCCCCGAGCTGCGCATCGTCATCCGGCCCTGCGACCTGGCGCGCATCCGGCTGTCGGACGTCGCCGACCATCTGAACTCCCTCGACGAGGACGGACGCCCGGCCCATGCCTGA
- a CDS encoding CATRA conflict system CASPASE/TPR repeat-associated protein: MTTILDQQLVAHLYAPTDGPDAGAAYRALREIWRYCRLSLHMSEPIPGIGLPHLLPESPDSFPTGGEVALAAQERPGADCQAVLRRHHDLFNLSIALAPPEATAPDDGDWPWWRMLDLQWDAVLAQHTPHLVGEARLYLARVGDETGVRAAGPALYDHLNDLLPKAARGRPGRRGVPASDGLALWETVPAPDERPARRFLLAIAPGADPAASAWVWSRGDTAIPPLARYLLHAAKIRYELRVWLRDGQARQLRDTIERLATELRRLGAGAAVQAELLRLRRLDALMLHADLRALRHTVDIAADNLGRAFDLSALVAPDGPFADDAGLARSLLERLDDELAYLAMATDRATHLTAHDVPVLTPPAAAVIPPSPGRSSAPPPVSATGTSADDVPAVILPPSDPSVVTKPEAAQPSSIAARPVVPSLPGVADAKNVFVVHGRDEPVRQAVFTFLRALDLRPLQWEDLVKMTGKPSPFLGEVVAQSMLLAQAVVVVMTPEDVVHLHPDLYEPQESSAEARRALQARPNVLLELGMALAVHPDRTLIMLIGDQRPVTDLGGRNYVRVTGTPDFRVKIANRLRLAGCPVDTTGTDWLTAGDFTALTAHDRTP, translated from the coding sequence ATGACCACGATCCTCGACCAGCAGTTGGTGGCCCACCTCTACGCCCCCACCGACGGGCCCGACGCCGGGGCCGCCTACCGGGCGCTGCGGGAGATCTGGCGGTACTGCCGGCTCTCCCTGCACATGAGCGAGCCCATCCCCGGCATCGGACTGCCCCACCTGCTCCCGGAAAGCCCGGACTCCTTCCCCACCGGCGGCGAGGTCGCGCTGGCCGCGCAGGAACGCCCCGGCGCCGACTGCCAGGCCGTGCTGCGCCGCCACCACGACCTGTTCAACCTGTCGATCGCGCTCGCGCCCCCCGAGGCGACCGCTCCCGACGACGGCGACTGGCCCTGGTGGCGCATGCTCGACCTGCAGTGGGACGCCGTCCTCGCCCAGCACACGCCGCACCTCGTCGGCGAGGCCCGCCTGTACCTCGCCCGGGTCGGCGACGAGACCGGCGTCCGCGCCGCCGGCCCCGCGCTCTACGACCACCTCAACGACCTGCTGCCGAAAGCCGCCCGCGGCCGGCCGGGACGGCGCGGGGTCCCCGCCTCCGACGGCCTGGCGCTGTGGGAGACCGTCCCGGCCCCCGACGAGCGCCCCGCGCGGCGCTTCCTCCTCGCGATCGCGCCCGGCGCCGACCCCGCCGCCAGCGCCTGGGTCTGGTCGCGCGGCGACACCGCGATCCCCCCGCTGGCCCGCTACCTCCTGCACGCGGCCAAGATCCGGTACGAGCTGCGCGTCTGGCTGCGCGACGGCCAGGCACGGCAACTGCGGGACACGATCGAACGGCTCGCCACCGAACTGCGCCGGCTCGGCGCGGGCGCCGCCGTCCAGGCCGAGCTGCTCCGGCTGCGCAGGCTGGACGCCCTCATGCTGCACGCCGACCTGCGCGCCCTGCGCCACACCGTCGACATCGCCGCCGACAACCTCGGGCGGGCCTTCGACCTGTCCGCGCTCGTGGCCCCGGACGGCCCGTTCGCCGACGACGCCGGCCTCGCCCGCTCCCTCCTGGAACGCCTCGACGACGAACTGGCCTACCTGGCCATGGCCACCGACCGCGCCACCCACCTGACCGCGCACGACGTCCCCGTCCTCACACCCCCCGCCGCCGCCGTCATCCCCCCGTCCCCGGGCCGCTCGTCCGCGCCGCCGCCGGTGTCCGCCACCGGCACGTCAGCGGACGACGTGCCGGCCGTGATCCTCCCGCCCTCGGACCCGTCGGTCGTGACCAAGCCCGAGGCCGCCCAGCCGTCCTCGATCGCCGCCCGGCCGGTCGTCCCGTCGCTCCCCGGGGTCGCCGACGCCAAGAACGTCTTCGTCGTCCACGGCAGGGACGAGCCGGTCCGCCAGGCCGTCTTCACGTTCCTGCGCGCCCTGGACCTGCGCCCCCTCCAATGGGAGGACCTGGTCAAGATGACCGGGAAGCCGTCACCCTTCCTCGGCGAGGTCGTCGCCCAGTCCATGCTCCTCGCCCAGGCCGTCGTCGTCGTGATGACCCCGGAGGACGTCGTCCACCTGCACCCCGACCTGTACGAGCCCCAGGAGTCGTCCGCCGAGGCGCGCCGCGCCCTCCAGGCCCGCCCCAACGTCCTGCTGGAACTCGGCATGGCCCTCGCCGTCCACCCCGACCGCACGCTGATCATGCTGATCGGCGACCAGCGCCCCGTCACCGACCTCGGCGGGCGCAACTACGTCCGCGTCACC
- a CDS encoding alpha/beta hydrolase: protein MNTGTDPLPDPGADRETRDRAYLPGATISPDPFLREYARLSAEARRVLPWREIAYGPGDHERAHFFPAAPGAPLLVFVHGGYWQELGPAESAFAARDVVARGAAFAALGYGLAPRHRLDEIVAQVRRGVGRLCRDAEALGVDGRRVVLAGHSAGAQLVAMCLSSRPEAARIRAAVLISGLYELEPLLHTSVGPAIRLDPEEAARNSPVRALRAGMPPLLAVRGGDEPTGFADQQDLLVAAARAAGVEIAEMVVPGRNHFDLPLGLGDPSDPLGREVLARLAAPPGTARRTTGRAGTAA from the coding sequence GTGAACACAGGAACGGACCCGTTACCAGACCCCGGCGCCGACCGGGAAACCCGGGACCGCGCTTATCTGCCGGGCGCCACCATTTCCCCCGACCCGTTCCTGCGCGAATACGCGCGCCTTTCCGCGGAGGCCAGGCGCGTTCTGCCGTGGCGCGAGATCGCCTACGGTCCTGGCGACCACGAACGCGCGCATTTCTTCCCCGCCGCCCCGGGCGCGCCGCTGCTCGTTTTCGTGCACGGCGGTTACTGGCAGGAACTCGGCCCGGCGGAGTCGGCGTTCGCGGCGCGCGACGTGGTGGCGCGCGGCGCCGCGTTCGCCGCCCTCGGATACGGTCTGGCGCCGCGCCACCGGCTGGACGAGATCGTCGCCCAGGTCCGGCGCGGCGTCGGCCGGCTGTGCCGTGACGCGGAGGCGCTCGGCGTCGACGGGCGGCGGGTCGTGCTCGCCGGGCATTCGGCCGGCGCCCAGCTCGTGGCCATGTGCCTGAGTTCGCGGCCGGAGGCGGCGCGGATCCGCGCCGCCGTCCTCATCAGCGGCCTCTACGAGCTGGAGCCCCTGCTGCACACGTCGGTCGGGCCGGCGATCCGGCTGGATCCGGAGGAGGCGGCGCGCAACAGCCCGGTGCGGGCGCTGCGCGCGGGCATGCCGCCGCTGCTGGCCGTCAGGGGCGGCGACGAGCCGACCGGGTTCGCCGACCAGCAGGACCTGCTGGTCGCGGCGGCCCGCGCGGCCGGGGTCGAGATCGCCGAGATGGTCGTGCCCGGCCGCAACCATTTCGACCTGCCGCTCGGCCTCGGCGACCCGTCCGACCCCCTCGGGCGGGAGGTGCTCGCCCGGCTCGCCGCCCCGCCCGGCACGGCGCGCAGGACGACAGGCAGGGCGGGCACGGCGGCGTGA
- a CDS encoding ThiF family adenylyltransferase has product MTDALAGAPTAPSDTLDTARIDHLLDGFDARDVEITLVGLGSGGASLLLPLVMSGIRRWHLYDPDVLEPVNLVKHPATRDWLGRPKVEAMKAWILDRNPEAEVDAHADDVRKSPRFEADARASSLVVCAVDDPVSRGWLNAWCVETGRPCLTGSVIRTGLGGQVYLFVPGQTGCFSCMQLVADRNHANLEDALDLTEEERRHRYGLGETGFTTSGLAIDITMVASFQAHMAWSVVAGGRSRYVPRLNFNWLTLGIRPEKGVFSFHYQTNRMLVQPQRDCVLGCGGGGA; this is encoded by the coding sequence ATGACCGACGCCCTGGCCGGCGCCCCCACGGCGCCGTCCGACACCCTCGACACCGCGCGGATCGACCACCTGCTGGACGGCTTCGACGCCCGCGACGTCGAGATCACCCTCGTCGGGCTCGGCAGCGGGGGAGCGTCCCTGCTGCTCCCGCTCGTGATGTCCGGGATACGCCGCTGGCACCTGTACGACCCCGACGTGCTCGAGCCGGTCAACCTCGTCAAGCATCCGGCGACGCGCGACTGGCTCGGCAGGCCCAAGGTCGAGGCGATGAAGGCGTGGATCCTCGACCGCAACCCTGAGGCCGAGGTGGACGCGCACGCCGACGACGTGCGCAAGAGCCCTCGCTTCGAGGCCGACGCGCGGGCCTCGTCGCTCGTGGTCTGCGCGGTGGACGACCCGGTCAGCCGCGGCTGGCTGAACGCGTGGTGCGTGGAGACGGGCCGGCCCTGCCTCACCGGCTCGGTGATCCGCACCGGGCTCGGCGGCCAGGTGTACCTGTTCGTCCCCGGCCAGACCGGGTGCTTCTCCTGCATGCAGCTCGTCGCCGACCGCAACCACGCCAACCTGGAGGACGCCCTCGACCTGACCGAGGAGGAGCGCAGGCATCGTTACGGCCTCGGCGAGACCGGCTTCACCACCTCGGGCCTGGCCATCGACATCACGATGGTCGCCTCCTTCCAGGCCCACATGGCGTGGAGCGTGGTGGCCGGCGGCCGGTCCCGGTACGTGCCCCGGCTCAACTTCAACTGGCTGACCCTGGGCATCCGCCCGGAGAAAGGGGTCTTCTCCTTCCACTACCAGACCAACCGCATGCTCGTTCAGCCGCAGCGCGACTGCGTGCTCGGCTGCGGAGGAGGCGGCGCGTGA